Genomic DNA from Streptomyces venezuelae:
GCAGGCCGCGTCGTGGGGCCGCACGTCGTAAGGCTGCACGTCGTAGGAGTGCGCGTCGCACGACCGGCCGTCGTGGGTCGTGCCCTCGAACTCCGCCGCCGCGACGCCGGGCTCGCACCGGTCGACCTCGCACCAGATGCTCTTGCCCGCACCTTCGGGCTGCCAGCCCCAGCGGTCGGCGAGGCCGTCGACCAGCTCCAGGCCGCGGCCGTTGGTGTCGTCGCCGTCCGCGTGCCGCTGGGCGGGCGGACGGGAGCTCCGGTCGGCCACCTCGACCCTGACCGTCCCGGGGGCGTCGGCGAGGACGCGCGGGAGCAGCATGCGCAGCACGGCCGGACAGCCGGTGTGCACAACGGCATTGGTGACGAGTTCCGAGATCAGCAGGATCAGCGTCTCGGCGACCGGTTCATCGGCCTCTATCCCGGAGCCGGCGAGCCGGGACCGCGCCCATCGTCTGGCCCGCCCCACCTCCGCGGGGTCGGCCCCGACCTCCAGCTGAACTTGAAGCACCTGCACCGCTCACACCATCCGAACCGGCGGACACATCGCCTCGCGACTCCACAGGGTCACCGAACGTGATCCCCTTGGGAGACAGCATGATTGACGTTCAGTCACCCCAACAAGCGCTTCGGGCATATTCCAGCGCGAAGGAGTACGCGTACTGCATACTGTGCGACGCGCACCGCGGGGGGTCGAACAGGCGGCGGCGGAGCCCCGCCCTGCGCTGCGAGCGGTGCGCATCGCCGGATCCGGCGCCACCACATGGGCAACACCGGCATGGTTCGGCCTCAGGACCACTCGCATCTCACACAAGGTACCCGAGCCGGACACCGACTCCGCGCCGTGACGAGTCACGCGTAGGACACAACCCGATATCGACGCTGAGTAGTCCCCGTGCGCGTGGCGTCAGGGAGACGGAACAGCGGGCAAATCGCCAGATATCGGACAGACCAATTTCTCAGAGCGCCTCGGCGAGCTCCTCCTCCGCGGCCCGCGCCGACCGGCCGAGCTCGGCCCGCACCCAGGCCCGCTTGAGGTGCAGGTGGACGTCCGACTCCCAGGTGAATCCCATGCCGCCGTGCACCTGGAGGCAGTCCCGCGCGTTGCGGACGGCCGCGTCGTCGGCCAGCAGCTTGGCGGCGGACGCGTCAAGGCGGTCCCCGGTGACGGCCGCCGCGTACACGGCGCTGCGGGCGAGCTCGGCGCGTACGAGCATCTGTGCGCAGAGGTGCTGCACCGCCTGGAAGGCACCGATCGGCCGCCCGAACTGTTCGCGTCGCCGTGCGTATTGGACGGCCGTCTCGCAGGTGCGCGCGGCGCTGCCGAGCTGTTCCGCGGCGTAGAGGAGCGCGCCGCGGTCGAGGCTGCCCGCGTCGGGGACGCGGTGCAGCGGCGTCAGCGGGTCGACGGAACGGAGAGGGACGGCTCCGGCGGTGTCGCCCTGGACCACGTCCGCCTCCTCCAGCCACGGCACCAGCGTGCCGTCGACGGCGGTCACCACCGTCTCCCCCGTCGCGGCGCCCGGCACGACGCCCGCCGCCAGGAACGTCGCCACGGCGGGCCCCGGCAACAGGACCCGCCCCGCCTCCTCGAAGACCAACACGGCCTCCGGCAACCCCAGTCCGACCCCGCCCTCCGCCTCCGGCAGGGCGAGGGCGAAGAGACCCGCGCCCCCGAGCTCGCGCCAGAGAGCGCGGTCGATCCGGTCCGTGGCGTCCCGCAGCGAGAACCGCCCCTCCAGGAGCTGCCGCATTCCGGCCCGCAACGCCTGCTGGTCGTCGTTGAGTTGGAAATCCATACGGACCTTCACCGGCCCTTCGGGAGGCCGAGGATGCGCTCGGCCACGATGTTCTGCTGGATCTGCGAGGTGCCCGCGGCGATCGTGTAGGAGAGCGAGGAGAGGCGCTCGAGCGTCCACGCGTGGGCGAGGTCGAGGGCGCCCGCGCCGAGCACCTCGGCGGCGGCGTCGTACAGCTCCTGCCGCGCGTGCGAGTAGCGCAGCTTGAAGACGGAGCCGCCCACGCCGGGGACGCCGCCGGTGCGCTGCGCCTCGCTCACGTTCCACTGCGTGAGCCGCCACAGCGCCGAGAACTCGGCGTGCAGCCGCCCGAGCCTGCGCCGCAGCGCCGGATCGCCCCAGCGGCCGTTCGCGCGGGCCTCGCGGGCCAGCTCGCCGAGGACGCGCCGGCAGGCCACCACCTCTCCCACGAACGCGGTGCCCCGCTCGTACGACAGGGTCACCATCGTCACGCGCCACCCGTCGTTCTCCGCGCCGACCCGGTTCGCGACGGGGACGCGCACGTCGTCGAGGAACACCTCGGCGAACTCCGTGGACCCGGCGAGCGTGCGCAGCGGACGCACGGTGACGCCGGGGGCGTCCATCGGCATCGCGAGCCAGGTGATGCCCCGGTGCTTCGGCACGTCCTCGCTGACCGGTGTCGTACGGACCAGGAGCTCGCACCAGTCGGCGACCTCCGCGTGGGAGGTCCAGATCTTGGAGCCGTTCACCACGTAGTGGTCGCCGTCCCGCCACGCGCGCGTGCGCAGTGACGCGAGGTCGGACCCGGCGTCGGGCTCGCTGAAGCCCTGGCACCACACCTCGTCGCCGCGCAGGACGGGCGGCAGCCAGCGGTCCCGCTGTTCCGGTGTGCCCTCGGAGGCGATGGTCGGGCCCGCGTGGAGCAGGCCCACGAAATTGGCCCCTACGTAGGGGGCGCCCGCCTTCTCCGTCTCCTCCAGGAAGATGAGGCGCTGCGTCGGGGAGGCGTCCCAGTGGACCTCTCCGTAGCCCGCGTCGTACAGGAGGCGCTGCCACGCGGTGTCGTAGGCGCGCCGTCCCGGCCAGTCCTGGGGGGAGGGCCTGGCGGGGAGCTTGGGCAGCACGAGCGAGAGCCAGTCGCGCAGCCCGGCCCGGAAGGCTTCCTCCTCGTCGGTGTACGTGAGGTCCACGCGGTACGTCCCTCCGGCCTCGGGTGCCGCGGCTGACGGCATATCTGATGCCGCGTCAGGTCGCAGGCTAGCCGCGCACCCCTGGACCGACAAGGCGCCGGGGCCTACTCTCTCGGGCACGAACTGACGGTACGTCAGGTCGGTGACGTGGGCCCGGGAGGGGATCGCATGAGGACCTCGGTGAACGAGACCGCGTACGCGCTGGGCGAGTCCCGCACCCTCTGGGAACTCATCGACCGCCGCGCCGACCTCACCCCTGACAGGCCCGTCCTCGTGCAGGCCGCCGCCGAGCCCTCCGGCGACCGCACGCTCACCTTCGGCGAGCTGCGGGACCGCGCCGAGCGGGTCGCCGCCGGGCTGTACGAGAGGGGCGTACGGCCCGGCACGGTCGTCGCCTGGCAGCTGCCCACCCGCATCGAGACCGCCCTGCTCTCCTTCGCGCTCGCGCGCCTGGGCGCCGTCCAGTCGCCCCTGATCCCCTTCCTGCGGGACCGCGAAGTCGGATACGCGCTCCGGGAGTCCAAAGCGGAGTTCTTCGCCGTGCCGGGCCTCTGGCGCGGTTTCGACCACACGGAGATGGCCCGCAGGCTCTGCGCGGAGGGCGACAACGGCATCAACGTCTTCGAGGCGTACGCGTCGCTGCCCGAGGCCGACCCCGCCGTGCTGCCCCCGCCGCCCTCCGACGGCACGGCGGTGCGCTGGATCTACTGGACCTCGGGCACCACGTCCGACCCCAAGGGCGTCCTGCACACCGACCGTTCACTGATCGCCGGCGGCTCGTGCCTGGCCCACGCCCTGCACCTCACGGAGTCGGACGTCGGCTCGATGGCGTTCCCCTTCGCCCACATCGCGGGCCCCGACTACACCGTGATGCTGCTCCTCTACGGCTTCCCGGCCGTCATGTTCGAGCACTTCGCGCTGCCCGCGTCGCTCGACGGCTACCGGCGGCACGGCGTGACCGTGGCGGGCGGCTCGACGGCGTTCTACTCGATGTTCCTCACCGAGCAGCGCCGACTTCCCGCGGGACAGAAGGTCAGCCCCACGCTGCGTCTCCTCGCGGGCGGCGGTGCGCCGAAGCCGCCGGAGGTCTACCACGCCGTGGTGCGTGAGATGGGCTGCCGGCTCACGCACGGGTACGGCATGACGGAGGTGCCGATGATCACCATGGGCGCCCCCGACGACACGGCGGAGAACCTCGCGACGACGGAGGGGCTGCCTCCCGATGGCATGGAGATCCGCATCACGGACGCGGACGGCAACGAGCTGCCGCCCGGCACGGACGGCGAGGTGCGGCTGCGCGGGGAAGCCGTGTGTCAGGGCTATCTGGACCCGGCGCAGAGCGCGGACGCCTTCGACGCCGACGGGTTCCTGATCACCGGGGACCTCGGCCACCTGAGAAGGACCGGCCATCTGGTCCTCACCGGGCGGGCGAAGGACATCATCATCCGCAAGGGGGAGAACATCTCCGCCAAGGAGATCGAGGACCTGCTCCACCAGCACCCGGCGGTCGGCGAGGCGGCCGTGATCGGCCTGCCCGACGCCGAACGGGGGGAACGCGTCTGCGCGGTCGTCGAACAGCGCGCGGGCACCGGCGGATTGTCCCTGGACGCCATCACCTCGTACCTGCGCGGGGAAGGCCTCTCCCCCTACAAGCTGCCGGAACAGCTGGAGGTGGTCGAGGCGCTTCCCCGCAACGAGACCCTGCGCAAGGTCCTCAAGTACAAGCTGCGCGAACGCTTCTCCGCGCCTTCCGCTCCGCGGGAACGGTGAAGTACCGCGCCGCTACTCGGGAACCGTGAAGTACTGCGCGAAGGCCGTCACGACCTCCTGCTCCGAGACACGGCCGTCGCCGTCCGCGTCCAGAGCGGCGGCCACCGCGGACGCGACGTCCTCGGGCACGCCCAGCGCCTTCAGCGCGCGCCCGGCGTCGACCGGCGCCACCGTGGCGTCCGCGCCGGCCACGTCGATCGCGGCGTGCAGGAACGGCCGCGCGATCTCCGCGAACCGCTCGGGGTTGTCGCGCAGCCGCTTCACCGCGCCGCCCACGAACTCGTCGCGGGTGATCCGCTGGTCGCCGTCACGGTCCGCGATCCCCGCCATGCCCTGCCAGAACGCCTCGGCCCCGATGTAGAGGGCCTGTCCCTTCTC
This window encodes:
- a CDS encoding acyl-CoA dehydrogenase family protein, with amino-acid sequence MDFQLNDDQQALRAGMRQLLEGRFSLRDATDRIDRALWRELGGAGLFALALPEAEGGVGLGLPEAVLVFEEAGRVLLPGPAVATFLAAGVVPGAATGETVVTAVDGTLVPWLEEADVVQGDTAGAVPLRSVDPLTPLHRVPDAGSLDRGALLYAAEQLGSAARTCETAVQYARRREQFGRPIGAFQAVQHLCAQMLVRAELARSAVYAAAVTGDRLDASAAKLLADDAAVRNARDCLQVHGGMGFTWESDVHLHLKRAWVRAELGRSARAAEEELAEAL
- a CDS encoding acyl-CoA dehydrogenase family protein; amino-acid sequence: MDLTYTDEEEAFRAGLRDWLSLVLPKLPARPSPQDWPGRRAYDTAWQRLLYDAGYGEVHWDASPTQRLIFLEETEKAGAPYVGANFVGLLHAGPTIASEGTPEQRDRWLPPVLRGDEVWCQGFSEPDAGSDLASLRTRAWRDGDHYVVNGSKIWTSHAEVADWCELLVRTTPVSEDVPKHRGITWLAMPMDAPGVTVRPLRTLAGSTEFAEVFLDDVRVPVANRVGAENDGWRVTMVTLSYERGTAFVGEVVACRRVLGELAREARANGRWGDPALRRRLGRLHAEFSALWRLTQWNVSEAQRTGGVPGVGGSVFKLRYSHARQELYDAAAEVLGAGALDLAHAWTLERLSSLSYTIAAGTSQIQQNIVAERILGLPKGR
- a CDS encoding class I adenylate-forming enzyme family protein; this translates as MNETAYALGESRTLWELIDRRADLTPDRPVLVQAAAEPSGDRTLTFGELRDRAERVAAGLYERGVRPGTVVAWQLPTRIETALLSFALARLGAVQSPLIPFLRDREVGYALRESKAEFFAVPGLWRGFDHTEMARRLCAEGDNGINVFEAYASLPEADPAVLPPPPSDGTAVRWIYWTSGTTSDPKGVLHTDRSLIAGGSCLAHALHLTESDVGSMAFPFAHIAGPDYTVMLLLYGFPAVMFEHFALPASLDGYRRHGVTVAGGSTAFYSMFLTEQRRLPAGQKVSPTLRLLAGGGAPKPPEVYHAVVREMGCRLTHGYGMTEVPMITMGAPDDTAENLATTEGLPPDGMEIRITDADGNELPPGTDGEVRLRGEAVCQGYLDPAQSADAFDADGFLITGDLGHLRRTGHLVLTGRAKDIIIRKGENISAKEIEDLLHQHPAVGEAAVIGLPDAERGERVCAVVEQRAGTGGLSLDAITSYLRGEGLSPYKLPEQLEVVEALPRNETLRKVLKYKLRERFSAPSAPRER
- a CDS encoding EF-hand domain-containing protein: MDSAEYERRIAARFATFDQDGNGYISREDFSTAAAALCAEFGATARSEKGQALYIGAEAFWQGMAGIADRDGDQRITRDEFVGGAVKRLRDNPERFAEIARPFLHAAIDVAGADATVAPVDAGRALKALGVPEDVASAVAAALDADGDGRVSEQEVVTAFAQYFTVPE